Sequence from the Christiangramia fulva genome:
TTGGCTTTTAGAGAACGAATATAATGCTACAAACTGGTAAAAAATGAAAAATAGTTATCTGCTTAATACACTTGCAGTATTGCTAATGAGTGGGTTCTTCTCTTGTAAGAATGATTCCAATGGGCCATTAGATGTAGATGTTCCCATAAGAGTCCAAACGGCAATGGTGAAAAAACAGGACATTAAGGAATACTTGGTTTTTGATGGCGTCACTAGATATCAAAAAAAGGAAGATGTACGAGCCAACGTTACCGGTTATATTTCATGGATGCCTTATGAAATAGGCGATTTGGTCAAAAAGGGGCAGGCATTTGCATCAATTCGTACCAAAGAGCAGGATGCGCTTAGTGAGGCGGTTAAAATAGACAGCAGCCTTTCAAAATTCACCAAACCAATGACTGTGCGTAATAATGCGAGTGGCGTAATTTCTAAATTGAATGTGGTCACCAACGATTATGTGGCGGAAGGAGATCGATTAGCCACTATTTCGCAACCTAACACCCTGGTCGTGCAGGTAAATGTCCCCTTTGAATATACCAATTTGGTGAAAGTGGGGACACCCTGTGAAATTATTATAAACGGCCATGAGAAAATAGATGCTGAAATCTCGAGTGTGCTAACCAGCATCGATTCTTTGGGACAATCACAACATTATTTAGTTAAGCTTCAAAATCAAAATATTCCTGAAAACCTGAACGTACAGGTTAAAATTGTTTCTGCGGAAGCAAAAAATGCACTTACCATTCCTCAAGAGGCGCTTCAAACCAACGAACTTATCACCAACTTCTGGGTAATGAAACTGGTTAATGACACCCTGGCGATAAAGAAAGGGGTAGAGCCATTATTACAAAACGATTCTATAGTCCAGATCAGGGCTGATGATATTCAGCCAAATGACAGGGTAATAACCGATGGTGCTTATCAAATGAAAGATTCTACCCGTGTAAGCGTGAACAAGCAATGAAAAATTATTTCTTCAACTATAAATATCCGATAATTGCCATTGGAGTCTTATTGTTGGCTGCCGGAGCCTTTACTTATAAGAATCTTCAAACTGGTCTTTTTCCCAATATCACCTTCCCAAAGATAAAGGTGATTGCCGATGCCGGCCAGCAGCCAGTTGGTAAGATGATGACTGCCGTAACAATTCCGCTGGAAAATGCTATTCGAAGAACTGAAGGACTTAGTTATATAAAAAGCACGACCTCTCGTGGGAGTGTTGAAATATCGGTATTTCTGGATTGGGATATGGATATTAACACCGCTAAATCCCAGATCGAATCCTACATCCAACAAGCTAAAGAAAACATCCTTCCCAATACCAGTTTTAGTATTGAGAAAATGAATCCATCCATTCTTCCGGTAATGGGCTATTCACTGGAAGGGGATGGAAGTATTTCCCAGGTAGAACTTAAAAAAATTGCGAAAT
This genomic interval carries:
- a CDS encoding efflux RND transporter periplasmic adaptor subunit, whose translation is MKNSYLLNTLAVLLMSGFFSCKNDSNGPLDVDVPIRVQTAMVKKQDIKEYLVFDGVTRYQKKEDVRANVTGYISWMPYEIGDLVKKGQAFASIRTKEQDALSEAVKIDSSLSKFTKPMTVRNNASGVISKLNVVTNDYVAEGDRLATISQPNTLVVQVNVPFEYTNLVKVGTPCEIIINGHEKIDAEISSVLTSIDSLGQSQHYLVKLQNQNIPENLNVQVKIVSAEAKNALTIPQEALQTNELITNFWVMKLVNDTLAIKKGVEPLLQNDSIVQIRADDIQPNDRVITDGAYQMKDSTRVSVNKQ